One Thermococcus eurythermalis DNA segment encodes these proteins:
- a CDS encoding carboxypeptidase M32 has translation MESVFQNETIKEILAKYRRIWAIGHAQSVLGWDMEVNMPKEGILERSVAQGELSVLSQEFLLKPDFVELVEKAKGIEDLNEYERGVVRVLDRQIRISKSFPPEFLREMSEVTSQATKAWEEAKRTDDYSKFEPWLDKIIDLAKRAAEYLGYEDEPYDALLDMFEEGLTTKEVEKMFDKLEKELKPLLERIMEEGKVPREHPLEKEKYEREQMEKVNLWILEKFGFPLGVRSRLDVSAHPFTTEFGIRDVRITTRYEGYDFRRTVLSTVHEFGHALYELQGDERFMFSPIAGGVSLGIHESQSRFWENIIGRSREFAGLIYPVLKENLPFMTNYTPEDVYLYFNIVRPDFIRTEADVVTYNFHILLRFKLERMMLNEGVKAKDLPELWNEEMERLLGIRPKTYAEGILQDIHWAHGTIGYFPTYSIGTLLASQIYYHMKKDIPDFEEKVAKAEFEPIKAWLRERIHRYGSIYPPKELLMKAIGEELNPDYFIRWVKERYL, from the coding sequence ATGGAGTCTGTTTTCCAGAACGAGACCATTAAGGAAATTCTAGCCAAGTACAGGCGCATCTGGGCCATCGGCCACGCTCAGAGCGTTCTCGGCTGGGACATGGAGGTCAACATGCCGAAGGAGGGAATCCTTGAGAGGAGCGTTGCCCAGGGTGAACTCTCAGTCCTCAGCCAGGAGTTTCTGCTCAAACCGGACTTCGTCGAGCTCGTCGAGAAGGCCAAGGGAATCGAAGACCTCAACGAGTACGAGCGCGGTGTTGTTAGAGTCCTTGACAGGCAGATAAGAATCAGCAAGTCGTTCCCGCCGGAGTTCCTCAGGGAGATGAGCGAGGTCACGAGCCAGGCGACCAAGGCCTGGGAGGAGGCTAAGAGGACAGACGACTACTCAAAGTTCGAGCCCTGGCTCGACAAAATCATAGACCTCGCCAAGAGGGCCGCCGAGTACCTTGGCTACGAGGACGAGCCCTACGATGCCCTCCTGGATATGTTCGAGGAGGGACTCACGACCAAAGAAGTCGAGAAGATGTTTGACAAGCTCGAGAAGGAGCTCAAGCCGCTCCTCGAGAGGATAATGGAGGAGGGCAAGGTCCCGAGGGAGCACCCCCTCGAGAAGGAGAAGTATGAGAGGGAGCAGATGGAGAAGGTGAACCTCTGGATTCTCGAGAAGTTCGGCTTCCCGCTCGGCGTCCGTTCAAGGCTCGACGTTTCGGCCCACCCGTTTACCACAGAGTTTGGAATCCGCGATGTTAGAATAACCACCCGCTACGAGGGCTACGACTTCAGGAGGACTGTCCTGAGCACCGTCCATGAGTTCGGACACGCGCTCTACGAGCTCCAGGGGGACGAGAGATTCATGTTCAGCCCGATAGCCGGTGGGGTTTCCCTTGGAATCCACGAGAGCCAGAGCAGGTTCTGGGAGAACATCATTGGACGCTCAAGGGAGTTCGCGGGGCTAATCTACCCTGTCCTGAAGGAGAACCTGCCCTTCATGACCAACTACACGCCGGAGGACGTTTACCTGTACTTCAACATCGTTCGCCCGGACTTCATCAGGACTGAAGCCGACGTCGTCACCTACAACTTCCACATACTGCTCCGCTTCAAGCTTGAGAGGATGATGCTCAACGAGGGCGTTAAGGCGAAGGATTTACCAGAGCTCTGGAACGAGGAGATGGAGAGGCTCCTCGGCATAAGGCCCAAGACCTACGCTGAGGGAATACTCCAGGACATCCACTGGGCGCACGGAACGATAGGCTACTTCCCGACCTACAGCATCGGAACGCTCCTCGCGAGCCAGATATACTACCACATGAAGAAGGACATCCCGGACTTCGAGGAGAAGGTCGCTAAAGCCGAGTTCGAGCCGATAAAGGCCTGGCTCCGCGAGAGAATCCACAGGTACGGAAGCATCTACCCGCCGAAGGAGCTCCTCATGAAGGCCATCGGCGAGGAGCTGAACCCGGACTACTTCATCAGGTGGGTGAAGGAGAGGTATCTTTGA